In the genome of Solibacillus silvestris, one region contains:
- a CDS encoding catalase HPII, which produces MENNNKKVEQLKQFTAKDEGQPLTTDHGLKLTNDEHSLTIGERGPTIMEDFHFREKMTHFDHERIPERVVHARGSGAHGVFESYGDASDITMAHFLGEKGRQTPVFVRFSTVAGSRGSAETVRDVRGFATKFYTEEGNYDLVGNNIPVFFIQDAIKFPDFVHAVKPEPHNEIPQAQSAHDTFWDFVVSNEETAHMTMWHMSDRAIPKSFRTMEGFGVNTFRFVNANGEAHFVKFHWKPVFGAHSLVWDEAQKIAGKDPDFNRRDLFDNIEAGNYPEYELAVQLIPQEDEFKFDFDILDPTKIWPEELIPLRKLGKMTLNRNTDNFFAETEQIAFHVGHVVPGIDFSNDPLLQGRLFSYTDTQLIRLGGPNFHELPINRPVCPFHNNQRDGYGRMTINKGRVAYGKNSLQNNTPHVVTQNEGGYAHYQEKIEGRKVRARSLSFEDHYSQARQFWLSQTDVEKQHIINAFSFELGKVETIEIRKATVDMFARVDRAMAEQIAQNIGVTPPDESIQQVEDQQPSDAVSILKNQVPYLKTKKVGIIVDTNSNLEELVTPLEKEGVVVELISDKQGRIGQREIDHTLETASPVLYDGLIVAATFEGVVPNRKVQTFADEIFNHYKALGYVSVESMDKDYANAPGVVTGATEFVEALKKGRHFDRTDATG; this is translated from the coding sequence TTGGAGAACAACAATAAAAAAGTCGAACAATTGAAACAATTCACTGCGAAAGATGAAGGGCAGCCGTTAACGACGGATCATGGATTAAAGTTAACGAATGATGAGCATTCATTAACAATAGGCGAGCGCGGTCCAACAATTATGGAAGACTTTCATTTCCGTGAAAAAATGACGCATTTTGACCATGAGCGAATTCCTGAGCGTGTTGTGCATGCAAGAGGATCGGGAGCTCATGGGGTATTCGAAAGCTATGGAGATGCTTCAGATATTACAATGGCTCATTTTTTGGGTGAGAAAGGGCGACAAACGCCTGTTTTTGTTCGTTTTTCAACAGTAGCAGGGTCACGAGGTTCAGCAGAAACCGTTCGTGATGTACGAGGATTTGCTACGAAGTTTTATACGGAAGAAGGCAATTACGATTTAGTAGGAAATAATATCCCTGTATTCTTTATTCAGGATGCGATAAAATTCCCTGATTTTGTCCATGCCGTAAAGCCGGAGCCTCATAATGAAATTCCACAAGCGCAAAGTGCCCATGATACTTTTTGGGATTTTGTCGTAAGCAATGAAGAAACGGCACATATGACAATGTGGCATATGTCGGACCGAGCGATTCCAAAAAGTTTCCGTACAATGGAAGGATTTGGTGTCAATACATTCCGTTTCGTCAATGCAAACGGGGAAGCCCACTTCGTTAAATTCCATTGGAAACCAGTATTTGGCGCACATTCTTTAGTGTGGGATGAAGCTCAAAAAATTGCAGGTAAAGATCCGGATTTTAACCGCCGTGACCTTTTTGACAATATAGAAGCAGGTAATTATCCTGAATATGAGCTTGCTGTTCAGCTAATTCCACAAGAAGATGAATTCAAATTTGATTTCGATATTTTGGATCCAACAAAAATTTGGCCGGAAGAACTGATTCCGCTGCGCAAACTTGGAAAAATGACATTGAATCGAAATACGGATAACTTCTTTGCTGAAACGGAACAAATTGCATTCCATGTAGGACATGTCGTTCCGGGAATCGATTTCTCAAACGATCCTTTACTGCAGGGACGCTTATTCTCTTATACAGATACACAATTAATTCGATTAGGTGGGCCAAACTTCCATGAGTTACCGATCAACCGTCCTGTATGCCCATTCCATAATAATCAGCGTGACGGCTATGGACGTATGACAATCAATAAGGGCCGTGTTGCATACGGGAAAAACAGCTTGCAAAATAATACACCGCATGTTGTGACTCAAAATGAAGGCGGCTATGCTCATTACCAGGAAAAAATTGAAGGACGTAAAGTAAGAGCCCGAAGCTTATCGTTTGAGGATCATTATAGCCAAGCTCGTCAATTCTGGTTAAGTCAAACAGATGTGGAAAAGCAGCACATTATTAATGCTTTCAGTTTTGAATTGGGGAAAGTAGAAACAATCGAAATCCGCAAGGCCACAGTCGATATGTTTGCCCGAGTAGACCGTGCAATGGCTGAGCAAATTGCCCAAAATATCGGTGTTACACCACCAGATGAATCTATCCAGCAAGTTGAAGATCAACAGCCGTCTGATGCTGTTAGTATATTGAAAAATCAAGTACCGTATTTAAAAACAAAAAAAGTTGGTATTATTGTTGATACAAACAGCAATTTAGAAGAACTTGTTACACCTCTGGAAAAAGAGGGGGTTGTCGTTGAATTAATCAGCGATAAGCAAGGAAGAATCGGTCAGCGTGAAATTGACCATACGCTGGAAACTGCATCTCCAGTACTTTATGATGGCTTAATTGTTGCTGCAACTTTTGAAGGTGTAGTACCAAACCGAAAAGTCCAAACGTTTGCTGATGAAATTTTCAATCATTACAAAGCATTGGGTTATGTATCCGTTGAAAGTATGGATAAAGACTATGCCAATGCACCGGGTGTTGTAACTGGAGCCACAGAATTTGTAGAAGCACTGAAAAAAGGACGCCACTTTGACCGAACAGATGCAACGGGTTGA